The Chryseobacterium sp. 52 genome includes a region encoding these proteins:
- a CDS encoding histidine kinase → MNNYNEQDGLANSYTYELSQDSKGCIWIGSDNGLFRFDGKEFKQFGSKNGLKNIDALASIPLSNGEIFITPFLNDFAYLKNGKIVNSDSNSELKKIQFTHNPSYYFNRSSLYIYSSYNPSSIYAYSNGKVNKIPLSLKIDSSSTYYAFGLNITDHKMLYLANQYEEKKIQAYDIVTKQKTSCNISMKKGTHIIRKGDIFIFRNHRNIDIYTLSNKFFFKKIKSYVVKENIHRVVIDDNYRLWLCPEEGGALYFKQTLLGNSRLSDPVKMMENYIINDILVDKDNNTWFSTRNNGLFFIADRFFKNYIDLPVKNNSSYITAIAKNNNGIYLGYNEAKSGVYRNGHITDIVFEKNIKIEHKAIFSDGNTIIFGLTRSLLQYNKNTQEKHFLTDFVLKNIVPYKPGSILLCTSNGLFEYNYHTKTYSRKLSEERTYTALPYTQDSLFLGAFKDLYKFNAVTEKKTLFLEGYYFTDIKKLRNNLYIGATNLSGIVLFDNSRVLRKINQNIGLATSQIKKIEIENQNVFWASTNYGLSRIELKGSDVKINNFTHTDGLPSNLVAGCVLSGDTIYVATSKGLGILSIKSLMSQKKFIDKKVIINSVVIGGKEVFDTGQPLTGQTPDNDITFNVSFPDFASEGKISYQYKIEELNNGWQTSSSQKISFYSLPPGNYTFKIFGIGYNGKRSYTTTNLHFEIHPKFWQTWWFKLMIISLCTAALFILITMYFQKKRNKKLETLYYEKKIAELELQAIKAQINPHFIYNCLNSIQFLLYKKNYQETENYLAIFAQMIRKTLHYSEKTFMPIKEEIEYLSLYLNMEKLRLKDLFEYKISLSEKVNENWVVPSLLIQPFVENAIKHGISSLKDRKGKINVSFDYAETSLCIIIEDNGIGIGSKKKTNADSFGVKLSQKRIETFRQLFETHIILEIYDLSETEQRSGTQIKLYIKPYENQNTSMHH, encoded by the coding sequence ATGAACAATTATAATGAACAGGATGGCCTCGCTAATTCATACACCTATGAATTGAGTCAGGACAGTAAAGGATGCATCTGGATAGGAAGTGATAATGGCCTTTTCAGGTTTGATGGAAAGGAATTTAAGCAATTCGGAAGTAAAAACGGTCTAAAAAACATTGATGCCTTAGCAAGTATACCTCTATCAAACGGGGAGATTTTTATAACTCCTTTTCTGAATGATTTTGCCTATTTAAAAAATGGTAAGATCGTCAATTCGGATTCGAACAGTGAACTCAAAAAAATACAATTCACACATAATCCCAGCTATTATTTTAACCGTAGCTCTCTTTATATATATTCCAGTTATAATCCCAGCAGTATATACGCTTACTCGAATGGCAAGGTGAACAAAATTCCTCTGTCCCTTAAAATCGATTCTTCCAGCACTTACTATGCATTTGGTCTCAATATAACTGATCATAAGATGCTCTATCTGGCTAATCAATATGAAGAAAAAAAAATTCAGGCGTACGATATTGTCACCAAACAAAAGACGTCTTGCAATATTTCAATGAAAAAAGGCACACACATCATCAGAAAAGGTGATATTTTCATTTTCAGGAACCACAGAAATATTGATATCTATACCCTAAGCAATAAGTTTTTTTTCAAAAAAATCAAAAGTTATGTAGTAAAGGAAAATATCCACAGGGTTGTTATAGATGATAATTACAGGCTCTGGCTTTGCCCGGAGGAAGGCGGAGCATTATACTTTAAACAGACATTACTGGGCAATAGCAGACTTTCTGATCCTGTAAAAATGATGGAAAATTATATTATTAATGATATTCTGGTGGATAAAGATAATAATACTTGGTTTTCTACCCGGAATAATGGACTTTTTTTTATTGCTGACCGTTTTTTTAAAAACTATATTGATCTTCCGGTCAAAAACAATTCATCATACATCACAGCTATTGCGAAGAATAACAATGGTATTTATCTTGGGTATAATGAGGCTAAAAGCGGGGTTTACCGGAACGGACATATAACGGATATTGTTTTTGAAAAAAACATTAAAATAGAGCATAAAGCCATTTTTTCTGATGGAAACACTATTATATTCGGGCTTACAAGAAGCCTTCTTCAATATAATAAAAACACTCAGGAAAAACATTTTTTAACAGATTTCGTTTTAAAGAATATTGTCCCCTACAAACCGGGATCTATCCTTCTCTGCACATCAAACGGACTCTTTGAATATAATTACCACACCAAAACTTATAGTAGAAAACTCAGCGAAGAACGGACTTACACTGCTCTTCCATACACTCAAGACAGCTTGTTTCTAGGAGCCTTTAAGGATCTTTATAAATTTAATGCAGTCACAGAAAAGAAAACTTTATTTCTGGAAGGCTATTATTTCACAGACATTAAGAAACTCAGGAATAATCTGTATATAGGAGCCACTAACCTTAGCGGGATTGTCCTTTTTGATAACTCAAGGGTTCTTAGAAAAATTAATCAAAACATTGGTTTAGCGACCAGCCAGATCAAAAAGATTGAAATAGAAAATCAAAATGTCTTCTGGGCAAGCACAAACTATGGACTCAGCAGAATAGAACTTAAAGGATCGGATGTAAAGATCAATAATTTTACTCACACAGACGGCCTGCCCTCAAATTTAGTAGCCGGATGTGTTCTGTCGGGTGATACAATCTATGTGGCGACCTCAAAAGGCCTTGGAATTCTTTCTATCAAAAGCCTGATGAGTCAGAAAAAATTCATTGATAAAAAAGTGATCATTAATTCGGTTGTCATAGGAGGAAAGGAAGTTTTTGACACCGGTCAACCATTAACAGGTCAGACACCGGACAACGATATCACATTCAATGTAAGTTTTCCGGATTTTGCGTCCGAAGGAAAGATCAGTTACCAATACAAAATCGAGGAGCTTAACAATGGATGGCAAACCAGCAGTTCCCAAAAGATTAGTTTCTATTCTTTACCTCCGGGTAATTATACGTTTAAAATTTTCGGGATTGGATATAACGGAAAAAGATCTTATACCACTACAAATCTGCATTTTGAGATTCATCCTAAATTCTGGCAGACCTGGTGGTTCAAACTCATGATAATCAGTCTCTGTACTGCGGCCTTATTTATTCTGATTACGATGTATTTTCAGAAAAAAAGAAATAAAAAACTGGAAACGCTATACTATGAAAAAAAGATTGCTGAACTGGAACTGCAGGCCATCAAAGCACAGATCAATCCTCATTTCATCTACAATTGTCTCAATTCCATCCAGTTTCTTCTGTATAAAAAAAATTATCAGGAAACGGAAAACTATCTGGCAATATTCGCCCAGATGATCAGAAAAACCCTGCATTATTCAGAGAAAACATTCATGCCGATAAAAGAGGAAATAGAATATCTGTCCTTATATCTGAATATGGAAAAGCTCAGACTGAAGGATTTGTTTGAGTACAAGATCAGTCTGTCTGAAAAAGTAAATGAAAACTGGGTCGTTCCTTCCCTGTTAATTCAGCCTTTTGTAGAAAATGCCATAAAACATGGAATTTCAAGTTTAAAAGACAGAAAAGGAAAAATAAATGTATCCTTTGACTATGCCGAAACATCGCTCTGTATCATCATTGAAGACAATGGTATAGGGATAGGCAGCAAAAAAAAGACAAATGCTGATTCTTTCGGCGTAAAATTATCTCAGAAAAGAATTGAAACATTCAGGCAACTTTTTGAGACTCATATCATACTGGAGATTTATGATCTTTCTGAAACGGAGCAAAGATCAGGAACTCAGATCAAACTTTATATAAAACCTTATGAAAACCAAAATACAAGCATGCATCATTGA
- a CDS encoding histidine kinase, with product MVNYNEEDGLNSSYTYHLRQDKNGFIWIGSDNGLFRFDGKEFKQYGKKEGLKNIDIISCEPLPNGEVFILPFLNNFAYLKNGRVINLNINDYLKNQFSSSIPKITAHLNKLYLYSTQNPQNIFIYENGKVKKTPVLLDYKKRGLSTIQFDFRSNYLYLNDPEKDHILIYNLISRKEKEIKIDKGNIICEKDDLFVFQNQGKIDVYQRTDPLHLKKIHSYDTKEDIFYGLIDKNNKLWLNVQNGGVLYFNQSLLKDNKNLAPPLKILSNQVINNVLVDKDDNVWFNSRNSGVFFITKALFTNHINLSLKNNSEYITAIGKDDNNIILGYNNSYGSIIGKNGKMQDITLDKDSKIENKSIYINNNISIFGLSNKIVIHDISTNRNTKMLYALKNIVPYTRDSVFFCTAGNLMVYNLKNKKTTELLNERTYTVLPYTKEDLFIGSFSDVYKFNITTKKKTLFLQGYYFTDIKKLRNNVYLGATHLHGIIVFNEKGILKKIEKSNGLINEQIKKIDVENTDTFWASTNSGISRITLAENKVLINNFTQTDGLPSNAVAGCVIRNDTIFIGTSKGLGVFSIKKLLAQEKFIHKKVIINSVTIKNNEHFNLNDDLTGYTDNTITFNLSFLDYASQGKISYKYKIEGLNDSWQVNNSSKIIFSSIPPGKYIFRVYGLGYNGKQSYTSTDLAFEIKPKFWQTWWFKLLLAAIAIVILSTIINSYLQKKRNKKLEKFYHEKKIAELELQAIKAQINPHFIYNCLNSIKFLLFKEDYQETENYLDLFSQLIRKTLHYSEKTFMPISEEIEYLSLYMDMEKLRQNELFDYEIHVSEKVQKNWVIPSLLIQPFVENAIKHGISSLKTEKGYIKISFDHTDSVLCVTIEDNGTGIKTNKESFTHMNSFGLKLSQKRIETFQQLFETHITLEIINLSEQSEKQGTQVKLYITPYENQNTSLHH from the coding sequence ATGGTAAATTATAATGAAGAAGATGGGCTGAACAGTTCTTATACCTATCATTTAAGGCAGGATAAAAATGGCTTTATCTGGATAGGCAGCGACAATGGATTATTCAGGTTTGACGGGAAAGAATTTAAGCAATACGGCAAAAAAGAAGGGTTAAAAAATATTGATATTATTTCCTGCGAACCTTTGCCCAACGGCGAAGTTTTCATACTTCCTTTCCTGAATAATTTTGCTTATCTGAAAAACGGACGGGTCATCAATTTAAATATTAATGATTATCTGAAGAACCAGTTTTCGAGCTCAATTCCCAAAATTACGGCTCATCTTAACAAGCTTTATTTATACAGTACACAGAATCCTCAGAATATTTTTATTTATGAAAATGGAAAGGTTAAAAAGACACCGGTTCTTTTAGATTATAAAAAAAGAGGACTTTCCACCATACAATTTGACTTCCGGAGCAATTATCTGTATTTAAATGATCCTGAAAAAGATCATATTTTAATTTACAATCTGATCAGCCGGAAAGAAAAAGAGATAAAAATAGATAAAGGAAATATTATTTGTGAAAAAGATGATTTATTTGTGTTTCAAAATCAAGGAAAAATTGACGTGTATCAACGGACTGATCCTCTTCATCTGAAAAAAATTCATTCTTATGATACAAAGGAGGATATTTTCTACGGACTTATTGATAAAAATAACAAGCTCTGGTTAAATGTTCAGAATGGCGGTGTATTATATTTTAATCAGTCTTTGCTTAAAGATAACAAGAATCTGGCTCCACCTTTAAAAATATTAAGCAATCAGGTGATCAATAACGTTCTGGTAGATAAAGATGATAATGTATGGTTTAATTCCAGAAACAGCGGCGTTTTCTTCATCACCAAAGCTCTTTTTACCAATCATATTAATCTATCGTTAAAAAATAACTCTGAGTATATTACGGCTATCGGAAAAGATGATAACAACATCATTCTGGGATATAATAATTCCTATGGATCTATCATTGGTAAGAATGGAAAAATGCAGGATATCACGCTTGATAAAGACAGCAAAATTGAAAATAAATCGATCTATATCAACAATAATATATCAATTTTCGGACTCTCCAATAAAATTGTCATTCACGATATTTCTACCAACAGAAATACAAAAATGCTCTACGCTTTAAAAAACATTGTTCCTTACACCCGGGACTCTGTTTTTTTCTGCACAGCCGGCAATCTGATGGTATATAATTTAAAGAACAAAAAAACAACCGAGCTTCTTAATGAGCGAACATACACCGTGCTGCCTTATACTAAAGAAGATCTGTTCATTGGCAGCTTCAGTGATGTCTACAAGTTCAATATAACAACGAAAAAAAAGACTTTATTTTTACAGGGATATTATTTTACTGATATTAAAAAATTAAGAAACAATGTGTATCTGGGTGCTACCCATCTTCACGGAATTATTGTTTTTAATGAGAAGGGTATTTTAAAAAAGATTGAAAAGAGTAATGGTTTAATCAATGAACAGATTAAAAAAATAGACGTCGAAAATACAGATACTTTCTGGGCCAGCACAAATTCAGGGATATCCAGAATTACATTAGCCGAGAATAAAGTTCTCATAAATAATTTTACTCAGACAGACGGGCTTCCATCCAATGCTGTAGCAGGTTGTGTCATAAGAAATGATACTATTTTCATTGGTACTTCTAAAGGATTGGGAGTATTTTCCATCAAAAAACTCCTGGCGCAGGAAAAATTCATTCATAAAAAGGTTATTATAAATTCTGTAACCATTAAAAATAACGAACATTTTAATCTGAACGATGATCTGACCGGTTATACGGATAATACCATCACTTTTAACCTCAGTTTTCTGGATTATGCATCACAGGGAAAGATCAGCTATAAATATAAAATTGAAGGACTGAATGACTCCTGGCAGGTCAACAATTCCTCGAAAATCATATTCAGCTCCATTCCTCCGGGAAAATATATCTTCCGGGTGTACGGCCTGGGGTACAACGGGAAACAGTCTTATACTTCTACCGATCTGGCGTTTGAAATCAAACCGAAATTCTGGCAAACCTGGTGGTTTAAATTATTATTGGCTGCTATTGCCATAGTCATTCTATCTACCATCATCAATTCCTATCTGCAGAAAAAGCGCAATAAAAAGTTAGAAAAATTTTACCATGAAAAAAAGATCGCTGAATTAGAACTTCAGGCTATTAAAGCGCAGATTAATCCCCACTTTATCTATAACTGTCTCAATTCTATCAAGTTTCTGTTATTCAAAGAAGATTATCAGGAAACGGAAAATTATTTAGATCTCTTTTCTCAGTTGATCAGAAAAACGCTTCATTACTCAGAGAAAACCTTCATGCCGATCTCAGAAGAAATAGAATATCTTTCTTTGTATATGGATATGGAAAAACTCCGTCAAAATGAGCTTTTTGATTATGAAATCCATGTTTCTGAAAAGGTGCAAAAGAACTGGGTAATCCCTTCATTATTAATTCAGCCTTTCGTAGAAAATGCTATAAAACACGGAATTTCCAGTTTGAAAACCGAAAAAGGATATATCAAAATATCTTTTGACCATACAGATTCTGTGCTATGTGTAACGATTGAAGATAATGGCACAGGAATTAAAACGAATAAAGAGTCTTTCACCCATATGAACTCTTTTGGATTAAAATTATCTCAAAAAAGGATCGAAACTTTTCAGCAGCTTTTCGAAACGCATATTACTTTAGAAATCATTAATCTTTCTGAGCAATCCGAGAAGCAAGGAACACAAGTTAAACTTTACATTACCCCTTATGAAAACCAAAACACAAGTTTGCATCATTGA
- a CDS encoding DNA topoisomerase IV subunit B, producing the protein MSQEINPIYSEDNIRTLDWQEHIRLRPGMYIGKLGDGSSADDGIYILLKEILDNSIDEFRMKSGKRIEIKVDDGKVSIRDFGRGIPLGKVVDAVSKMNTGGKYDSKAFKKSVGLNGVGTKAVNALSEYFRVRSFREGKMKMAEFCRGLITEDFEEKDTSDRNGTEISFIPDGDIFLHFKYRKEYIEKMLRNYAYLNPGLKILFNGETYYSENGLKDLLEEEMENEILYSIIHLKDNDIELAITHSDKSQTETYFSFVNGQNTTQGGTHLNAFREAYVKTIREFFNKTFDASDIRKSIIAAISINVEEPVFESQTKTKLGSNDMGPNGPTVRTFIIDFLKSKLDNFLHKNPEIAEAIQRKILISERERKELSGIQKLARERAKKVSLHNKKLRDCRQHYNDQKNERKGETQIFITEGDSASGSITKSRDVETQAVFSLKGKPLNCYGLTKKVVYENEEFNLLQAALNIEESLEDLRYNQVIISTDADVDGMHIRLLMITFFLQFFPDLIKNGHLYILQTPLFRVRNKKETRYCYSELERIKALNELGKNPEITRFKGLGEISPDEFKHFIGKDIRLEPVVIGKDQTIDQLLEFYMGKNTPDRQVFILENLVVEDPDIDKKEIPDESAD; encoded by the coding sequence ATGTCACAAGAAATAAATCCAATCTACTCCGAAGATAATATCAGAACCCTCGACTGGCAGGAACACATCCGTTTGCGCCCCGGAATGTACATCGGGAAGCTCGGAGACGGCTCCTCTGCGGACGACGGTATTTACATTTTACTGAAAGAAATTCTCGACAACTCTATTGATGAGTTCAGAATGAAATCAGGAAAAAGAATTGAAATAAAAGTGGACGACGGTAAAGTCTCTATCCGTGACTTTGGCCGTGGAATCCCGCTTGGAAAGGTAGTAGATGCCGTTTCTAAAATGAATACGGGGGGTAAGTATGACAGTAAAGCCTTCAAAAAATCTGTAGGATTGAACGGGGTAGGTACCAAAGCAGTTAATGCACTTTCAGAGTATTTCCGTGTAAGATCCTTCCGTGAAGGAAAAATGAAAATGGCAGAGTTCTGCAGAGGACTGATCACAGAGGATTTTGAAGAAAAAGATACTTCAGACCGCAATGGTACGGAGATCTCCTTCATTCCGGACGGGGATATCTTCCTTCATTTCAAATACAGAAAAGAATATATAGAAAAGATGCTGCGTAACTACGCATATCTGAATCCGGGATTGAAAATTCTTTTCAACGGCGAAACCTATTATTCTGAAAACGGTCTTAAAGACCTTTTGGAAGAAGAAATGGAAAACGAAATTCTATACTCAATCATTCACCTGAAGGATAATGATATAGAATTAGCCATCACACATTCCGACAAATCACAGACAGAAACTTATTTTTCTTTCGTAAACGGACAGAACACTACGCAGGGAGGAACGCACCTTAATGCCTTCCGTGAAGCGTATGTAAAAACGATCCGCGAATTTTTCAATAAAACCTTTGATGCCTCAGATATCAGGAAATCAATCATTGCAGCTATTTCTATCAACGTAGAAGAACCTGTATTTGAATCTCAGACCAAAACAAAACTTGGATCTAATGATATGGGGCCAAACGGACCTACCGTAAGGACTTTTATCATTGATTTTCTGAAAAGCAAACTGGATAATTTTCTTCATAAAAACCCTGAAATTGCAGAAGCCATTCAGAGGAAGATTCTTATTTCAGAAAGAGAAAGAAAAGAACTTTCAGGAATTCAGAAACTGGCAAGAGAAAGAGCTAAGAAAGTATCTCTGCACAACAAAAAGCTCCGTGACTGCAGACAGCATTATAACGACCAGAAAAATGAAAGAAAAGGGGAGACCCAGATTTTCATTACCGAGGGAGATTCTGCATCCGGGTCCATCACAAAATCAAGGGACGTAGAAACTCAGGCCGTGTTCTCTTTAAAAGGGAAACCTTTGAACTGTTACGGACTGACGAAAAAAGTGGTGTACGAAAATGAAGAATTCAATCTTCTTCAGGCTGCTTTAAATATTGAAGAAAGTCTGGAAGACTTAAGATACAATCAGGTGATTATATCTACCGATGCCGATGTGGATGGAATGCACATCCGTTTGCTGATGATCACATTCTTCCTTCAGTTCTTTCCGGATCTGATCAAAAACGGACACCTTTATATCCTTCAAACGCCTTTGTTCAGAGTAAGAAATAAAAAAGAAACAAGATACTGCTACTCCGAACTGGAAAGAATAAAAGCCCTTAATGAGCTTGGGAAAAACCCGGAGATCACCCGATTCAAAGGGCTTGGAGAAATCTCTCCGGATGAATTCAAACATTTCATCGGAAAAGATATCCGTCTGGAGCCTGTTGTTATAGGGAAAGATCAGACGATAGATCAGCTTCTTGAATTCTATATGGGTAAAAATACACCGGACAGACAGGTTTTTATTCTTGAAAACTTAGTGGTAGAAGATCCGGATATTGACAAAAAAGAAATACCGGATGAATCTGCAGACTAA
- a CDS encoding zinc-dependent metalloprotease: protein MKNYFLSAKKLLIVCLLLFLNATPISFAQQTVFSLSNQSYNNLNPTQKSTYDKIKQQGIYNDIQFINYNIDAINDPNGILKLSLNNFLDSFQFKSTRVQYTDPKEFNWTGEFHSNDVEEEENFAKLSFLSHSSGRIIGSIQTNTKNYQIYDLTGGTLVLAEYNLSQTSGSQCASKDTPDPSPPPASSDCGSNKTNILIIYTPGAAANEPDLHGKALLCINELNRIWLPNSNIANYAHLAGVATVNSLEENELSFYPAENRISWDLQNFSTSIIVQNLRNQYKADIVVFLTKAVYKDTNAEKEYLGLATVGANVNNAFSLVTNVNATSGRHVFAHEVNHLYGARHWEDNTPGYAHGHTFLTGNILFIGHKRYTLMTNKAKYNNLEHISNPEVNFLNRPTGIYNTNDNARKIREFINPIASFYSDQVPFTPGIIINGPSLCQQNGTATISIPQECRGPFTYQWSYSDNGVNWVLVPNGNTAIINTFVPLPLYSTINGTFNSRMYRVKVTRFNGDIAYATNTAFYNCPSFKKFSKVSEDAVITNEKLIIAPNPAKDNIEIQTTLSEKETVSIRLLDLSGKVILEKSENFDKGRQNIKFNLEKITQGTYIIEVKSNGKITSQKLIISK, encoded by the coding sequence ATGAAAAATTACTTTCTATCCGCAAAAAAACTTTTAATTGTTTGTCTGCTTTTATTTTTAAATGCAACACCAATCAGTTTTGCTCAACAAACTGTTTTTAGTCTTTCTAATCAATCTTATAATAATTTAAACCCAACTCAAAAAAGTACTTATGATAAAATAAAACAGCAGGGAATTTACAATGATATTCAATTCATCAACTATAATATTGATGCTATAAATGACCCTAATGGAATACTAAAGCTATCACTTAATAATTTTTTAGATTCATTTCAATTCAAATCAACAAGAGTACAGTATACTGATCCAAAAGAATTTAACTGGACAGGAGAATTTCATTCAAATGATGTTGAGGAAGAGGAAAATTTTGCAAAGCTTTCATTCTTATCACACAGTTCAGGTAGAATAATTGGAAGTATTCAGACGAACACTAAGAATTATCAAATTTATGATTTAACGGGTGGAACACTGGTACTAGCAGAGTATAATTTATCCCAGACTTCAGGAAGTCAATGCGCTTCTAAAGACACCCCAGATCCAAGTCCTCCTCCTGCTAGCTCTGATTGTGGATCTAATAAAACAAATATTCTTATTATCTATACTCCTGGTGCAGCAGCTAACGAACCTGATCTTCATGGAAAAGCTTTACTGTGTATTAATGAATTAAACCGCATCTGGCTGCCAAATAGTAATATTGCCAACTATGCCCATTTGGCAGGTGTAGCAACGGTTAATAGTTTAGAAGAAAATGAGTTGTCATTTTATCCCGCAGAAAATAGAATAAGTTGGGATCTTCAAAATTTTAGCACCTCAATAATTGTTCAAAATTTAAGAAATCAATATAAAGCTGATATTGTAGTTTTTCTTACTAAAGCAGTTTATAAAGATACTAATGCAGAGAAAGAGTATTTAGGGTTAGCAACAGTCGGTGCTAATGTTAATAATGCATTTTCTCTCGTTACTAATGTTAATGCTACCAGCGGAAGACATGTTTTTGCTCATGAAGTAAATCATTTATATGGAGCTAGGCATTGGGAAGACAATACTCCAGGATATGCACATGGCCATACATTCTTAACGGGAAATATTCTTTTCATTGGACATAAAAGATATACATTAATGACCAATAAGGCAAAATACAATAATTTAGAACATATTTCCAATCCAGAAGTAAATTTTTTAAATAGACCTACAGGCATATATAATACGAATGATAATGCCAGAAAAATAAGAGAATTTATAAACCCTATTGCTTCTTTTTATTCCGATCAAGTTCCTTTTACTCCGGGCATTATAATAAATGGTCCTTCATTATGCCAGCAAAATGGAACAGCTACTATTTCTATTCCTCAGGAATGCAGAGGACCATTCACGTACCAATGGAGCTATAGTGACAATGGAGTAAATTGGGTTCTTGTACCTAATGGTAATACCGCTATAATCAATACATTTGTTCCATTGCCGTTATATTCTACCATTAACGGAACCTTTAACTCCAGAATGTATCGGGTAAAAGTTACACGATTTAATGGTGATATTGCTTATGCTACCAATACAGCATTCTATAACTGTCCATCATTCAAAAAATTCAGCAAAGTATCGGAAGACGCAGTAATCACTAATGAAAAATTAATCATTGCTCCCAATCCTGCCAAAGACAACATAGAAATTCAAACCACCCTTTCTGAAAAAGAAACTGTTTCTATAAGACTTCTCGATCTTTCAGGAAAAGTTATTCTTGAAAAATCTGAAAATTTTGACAAGGGAAGACAAAATATAAAATTTAATTTAGAAAAAATTACTCAGGGAACTTATATTATTGAGGTAAAATCAAACGGTAAAATCACCTCACAAAAATTAATTATTTCAAAATAA
- a CDS encoding LytR/AlgR family response regulator transcription factor: MKTKIQACIIDDEQDGRDYIALLLENEFPEIQITFQASSVEEAYIFLSKNSTDILFLDVQLTDGTAFDLLSKFKEIDSQIIFITAFENFAIQAIKSSAADYLLKPIRKMDFIIAVNKVLENIKKTKSISGHSLNDNKISLPTLQGFKLTNISDIIRCEADSSYTTFYLTDKTKIIVSKTLHEFEEQLVKYNFFRIHHKHLINLVHLKEYIKGKGGQVVMADQSVLDVSVRKRNDFLSRIELLE; this comes from the coding sequence ATGAAAACCAAAATACAAGCATGCATCATTGATGATGAACAGGATGGCAGAGATTATATTGCTCTGCTGCTGGAGAATGAGTTTCCTGAGATCCAGATAACATTTCAGGCATCAAGTGTGGAGGAAGCCTATATTTTCCTTTCTAAAAACTCAACGGACATTCTTTTTCTGGATGTGCAGCTAACGGATGGTACTGCCTTTGATCTTCTTTCAAAATTCAAAGAAATAGATTCCCAGATTATTTTTATCACTGCATTTGAAAATTTTGCGATTCAGGCTATTAAAAGCAGCGCAGCAGATTATTTACTGAAACCTATCAGGAAAATGGATTTTATTATTGCCGTAAATAAGGTTCTGGAAAATATTAAAAAAACGAAAAGCATTTCCGGGCATTCTTTAAATGATAACAAAATCAGTCTGCCTACTCTTCAGGGATTCAAACTGACCAACATCAGTGACATTATTCGCTGTGAAGCAGATTCCAGTTATACCACATTCTATCTCACGGATAAAACCAAAATTATTGTTTCCAAAACACTGCATGAATTTGAAGAACAACTTGTCAAGTATAATTTTTTCAGGATTCATCATAAGCATCTGATCAATCTTGTTCATCTTAAAGAATATATAAAGGGCAAAGGTGGTCAGGTCGTGATGGCAGATCAGTCTGTTCTGGATGTTTCTGTGCGTAAGAGAAATGATTTCCTATCGAGGATAGAACTTTTGGAATAA
- a CDS encoding LytR/AlgR family response regulator transcription factor → MKTKTQVCIIDDEKHGRDFIALLLKKEFPDIQISFEASSVEEGYIYLTKNSPDILFLDIRLNDGTAFDLLSKFKEIPSQIIFITAFENFAIQAIKNGATDYILKPIKKIDFVIAVNKALENIKKTQPSHNNPLQDNKIILSTLQGFKVIGIADIVRCEADSSYTTFYLVNKTKIMVSRTLHEFELILPELHFFRIHHKHLINVDHLQEYIKGRGGQVVMSDGSVLDVSFRRKNDFLHKIGNTD, encoded by the coding sequence ATGAAAACCAAAACACAAGTTTGCATCATTGATGATGAGAAGCATGGAAGAGATTTTATTGCCTTGTTATTAAAAAAAGAATTTCCTGACATTCAAATAAGCTTTGAGGCATCAAGTGTGGAGGAAGGCTATATTTATCTTACAAAAAACTCACCGGATATTCTGTTTTTGGACATCCGGCTTAATGACGGTACGGCTTTCGATCTGCTGTCAAAGTTTAAAGAAATTCCCTCTCAAATTATTTTCATCACGGCCTTTGAAAATTTCGCCATTCAGGCTATCAAAAACGGGGCTACAGATTATATTTTAAAGCCTATTAAAAAAATAGATTTTGTGATAGCGGTCAATAAAGCTTTAGAGAATATAAAGAAAACGCAACCTTCACATAACAATCCTCTACAGGATAACAAGATCATTCTCTCTACCCTGCAGGGATTCAAGGTAATTGGCATTGCTGATATTGTGCGTTGCGAGGCAGATTCCAGCTACACGACTTTCTATCTTGTTAATAAAACCAAAATAATGGTCTCCAGGACGCTGCATGAATTTGAACTGATCCTTCCAGAGCTTCATTTCTTCAGAATCCATCATAAACATCTTATTAATGTGGACCATCTTCAGGAATATATTAAAGGGAGAGGCGGACAGGTCGTTATGAGTGACGGATCGGTTCTGGATGTATCATTCCGCAGAAAAAATGATTTCCTTCATAAAATAGGAAACACAGACTAA